ATGCCTGAAATAAATGTTGATTTCGTCACCGATTTAGATCCTAGCATAATGGATTTAACTGACGCAGTTACTTTGGTCGACATAGACAATAATAGCATTGCTTTAGGTGATATGACTATTGATACTGAAAACGCAAATAATCTAATCGTACCAATATACGGCCCACTTAGATATAACACAACTTATACGGTAATACTATCTGATCAGTTAACGGATAAATATGGAAATGCGCTAACCGGAGGGCATAGTTGGCAATTTACCACCATGAAAGACACAACACCCGCAACGGTAATTAATGAAAGCCCTAAGGCAAATGAAAAAGCCGTTGCACGTAATACGTTGGTCGAAGTTTTTTTTAGTGAGGCGCTGGATATAGAAAGTGTTAGTGATGCTTTGATTTCTATGAAAAGTCTAGCCGATAATACAGCAGTATCTGGCGCAGTGATCTATGATAGCTATAAACAATCGATTATCTTTACACCGGATGCGTTACTCGATCCTGAAACACAATATGAAATCACATTGCTTGATGGTGCTAAAGATACCGCCAGAAATACTGTGATCGGGACACCTAAAAGTTGGAAATTTACGACTACGGATTTATTCGAAGAAGTGAATAATGTTAAAATCACAGACCAGTACAATGATTATTTAATTGATTATGATAATGATGGAAATGACGACTATTTAGTCATAGAGATATCTGTTGAAGTTTTCTACAGTAGCTATTACAACCTTAACGGTAGTTTATATGATAGTGAGAACACACTAATCGAATGGTCAGGGACAGGCGATATCTATTTAACTAAAGGCAACAACACACTAAAGCTTTATTTTGACGTGACAAAAATAAAAAATACGGCGAAAAGCGGACAGTTTTACCTGAAATCTTTACTACTTTACAGTTACTATGACCCAGAACAGTCGGACTATCGTAGTGAAGCATGGGAGACTTCATCGTATAATGTGTCGACATTCCACTCACCATTAACTTTTAAAGATTTGCCTGCTATTAATATTGCTGCAGATGGTAATATGCATAAAGTTTTCAATTTGAATGACTATATTATCTCTACAGAAGGTACGCCTAGTTTCCAAATCAGTTATGTTTCAAACAATAGCTTTACGGCAGAAATTAAGTCTGATGGTTCTGTTTGGGTTGGTGCAAATAATGTGCAAAATAAATCTTATGTACTAAGAGCCGCTAATACGTTAACTGCGGAAATTGGTATATTTGTGACACTCGACACACTTGATGTAGATAAATCATTCAAAGCCACAGCTACACCATATGCAACTACACCTAACGGAGAAAAAATCCCATCATTGGGGTGGATAGCAATATTATTACTTTGTTTGACTATGGTGATGACTGTTATTCCCATGAGAAAAAATTGGCAGTCTCATTAACGTCTAAAAAACCACCCTTTTTTCTTTTGTTCAGTGTTGTCCATAGCTGATAAATCAGGAATTAATTTTTGTTCAGCCAAATCTCGAAAAACTTTTTTGTCAACTCTGTATTCTTCTTTATCTTTTTTGATTTCTTCTATAGTATTTTCAAGCATTAAAACCTTTTCTTTAAGAAAGCGGATTTCTGTTTTTAGTAACTCATTATCAGTCTGTAAAGTAGTGTTCAAAGTGTCAATATTTGAATTGTTAGAATTGTCCAATTCTTCTTTAATCTCAATGTTCGGATAAACGCGCAATAATTCGGAAACATCAATTTTTCCATTGGGTGTTTTGGATAGTTCACCGTTGTTCAACTTGTCATAAAGAGTTGTTCGGCTAACCCCTGCCAGTTTGGCTGCTTTTGTAATAGAAACAATGTTTTTCATGGTCTATAAAGTGCTGTAAAGTAGTGTTCAGTATACTAAAAATTAAACGTTTTTGTGTCAGAATCATCAAGATTGTTAATTTGACGAATACGGTTTAAAAAAAGGAGATACTTCATGTGGTCATCTGTAATAAAATATTTATTCAATTCGTTAAAATCATTCGTCATAATACTGTTGTTTTCATCAACGGTATAAATAGCTCCTGTTTCAATATTTTCAAACGTCATGCCTTTAGCAATGAAAATGTCTTTGGCGTATTCGGTAAATGCTGCCTTTTTGCGTTGCTTTTCTATAGCACGGCTTTTTTGCTCGGCTTTGCTTAAATTATGCTGCATTTTCTTCTGATTGATGCTTTCTGCTAGTTCAAATTCAGGTTTTCGGTTAAATCTTAGCTGAATATACTTAAATGAACGTCCCACCTTTCGATAGCTAATCTCGAATTCAAAATCAGTGTGCGCGTTGATTTGTTTCAGTGCTGGAGTGATTACTCGTGATTTGAATTCGCCAAATTGACTGTATTTATCACCGATTTGCAATAGCTCTTTGAAATCGTCAATTTTGTACTCTTTATAGGGTTGATTTTGTGAATACCAACTCACAATCAACTCATAAATACGTATCGCGTAAACGCTTGTTAGCTGAGTAATATGCGAGAGGCGGTACTTAGTGAAGTTACTTTTTAACTGCGCGATGTATGGTTTGATTTGATCGTGAAAATAGAGCGTTGCTGTTTGCTCCTCATTATCAAACTCAACTGTAGATACCCAACGAGTAAATAACTCACGTTGACCGCTCTCGCTTTTCATGTGAATACCTCTATCCCATAGCTTTTTGCTCGCAGCTTTGAGATCTCGAAAAGCTTTATCTTTACCTTTGTTGTCGTAGAACAAATCACGCGCTTGCTCAACACTTATAACGTAGCGGTCGCCAATCGCTCCATCAGATTTAACCTGGCTAATGCAAGCAAGCAATAGACGCTGTTCGTTCAACGTCAAATGATAGGATGCTTCGATAATGTCGTTTGACTTGTAAATTAAGTTATTGCTCATGCTCATACAGCATATTGTATGACATATTAAAAAGACTGTCCATTTATTTGTCTTTTTTCCCGACAATTTGTCTTTTTTCCCGACAATTTGTCTTTTTTCCCGACAATTTGTCTTTTTTAGGCTAGTAACAAATTGATTATTAGAGGTTTAATTTGCTCTAAACAGGAATAAACAAGAATAAATAATGCAAAGAAGAAATTTGCCTGTGGATAACTTGATTTCTGCGGTCAATTTTTAGCGCTTACGCGCTCCAACCCTTCGCTCGTTCCTCGCTACGCCCGACCGCTTGCGGTCGCCTTGCGCACTGCGTGCGCTAATTCTGTTCGCTACGCTCAATTTTTTATTTGAGCATAGTAAACCCTGAATTTTTTCTAAAAACGCCAGAAAACGCAAAATAGGAAGCCTGAGCAATATTTTTCAATAGAGTGAATTAGTAAATAGCGAAGTTTGGCGTATATACACACCAAACACCTGCGCGAAATTGGGGTATTTCAGCTTTGTCACGCTCCTTGCGTCGCTACATGGGGCGATGCCCCATCCCCCTAGCTTTCGCTAAGAGTGGTTTTTTTCTTTTTTGATACTTTGAGCCATGCTTTTGCGCAAAATCTCATTTAGGCGCGTTTGATAGCCTTTTCCGTTAGATTTTAGCCACAATAAAACATCAGCATCAACTTTAATCGTGATTTGTTGCTTTTTAGGGCGATATAATTCGGCATTTTCCCAAAAATTTTCGTTTAATTCGGGAATGTCATCTGTATTGATAGCATCATCTTTAATGGCTATCACACGCTTGATATCATCTCTGCTGATGTTTGGTAAGTCTGCTTGTTTGTATTTAACATTTCCCATAGCGTAGCCTTTCTTGTTTAGTCGCTTTTCGTGCGGATATTATGCGGACAATTTCACAATTTTCTTTGTAGTGCTGAACGTGGGCAACCAAAATAACCACTTCGTTAGCAATTTTGCCTATCGTTTGCCAACGGTATTCTCCATTTTCAAATCGGTCTTGTGCCGTATAGCAAAACGGATCGGCAAAAACATGAGCCGCCATTTCAAATGAAACCCCATGCTTTTTCAAATTCAATTGTGCTTTTTGCTCGTCCCATTCAAATATTATCTGCATTAAAGTAATTACTTTTTAATAATTATTATTTAGTAATTATTGTATCAGCGTTGGAATAATTAATCAATACGATGAATTTCACATGTTGAAAAAGTCGCGCTTAGGTGTTTCTCAAAAATTGAGAAACACGCGCTATTAATCACGGCGAACATGATAAGAATGAATGACGTTGGTTTTTGAACAATCACTTGTAATTGAGAAAAAACCAACGCAACGAAACGCAGTGGAGTTTAATTGAATTTTCGCGGATGCTCCCGCGATAAATTCATCATACGAACGGAACAGAAATCAATGCCCAAAAAATGGAGCAGATGACGACTGTCACTACTTTTGCGTAAGCAAAAATGAGGTAGTGACAGTCGTCTCAAATCATGCTAAAATCATTTTATATATTCATTTTCTCATTTTTTTTGAAAGTGAAAAAGGAAAAAAGCCCGCATGAGCTTATCATGCAACCTTTGCGCTAAGCGCACCAAAAGGCGACCATGGTCGGGGCAGTGTCGTCGAGAATTTGCAAAAATTCTACTGATCATTTTGTGAACGGAAATCACATTTTTCATGCATGGAAAGAACGAAAGTCGAAATTGAAAATTTTGACTATTTTTTGGCGAAAGCCAACAAGACGCAATGCGTCAACCCAATGGGGAGCTGAAATTTCCCATTGGGGAAATCACACCTCCCTTTTTTTGAAAAATCAAAATCAAGCGGAGGTGAAAAAGCTTGAATAAAATTAAGCATATGAATCAGTGTCTGTGACTGAAAAAAAACGAACGCAGCTGTTTGAGGTCAGAAAAACCTTTGGTCGAAGTTGGTTACTGAGTACGCTCATTAACTGATAACGGTTAAATAAACAAAGCTGAATTATTTCTCATTGGGTGCGCTCAATGGAGGAAACAGCAAATTAAAACTTAACAAAACAAAATCAAAATATGTCAAAAGCACTAGAAAGGAGTGTTAAGAGCCTTGTTAAACACAACAAGGAAGGCAGTTATTCGACCCATGCGAACCGAGGAAAACGCCTCGATCAAGCCGTTCAACAGTTAGCGGATAGGTATCCTGATTTACACGATTTAAGGAACCTAAAACCGAGGCATATTGATTATTTAGTTGAACGTTGGAAGTCCGAAAATTTGTCTCCAGGCACAATTAAAAATCGGATGAGTGATTTGCGCTGGGTAACGCATAAAATCGATAAAGCAAATATCATGCACCGTACCAACGATGAATATGGTATCGATAGGCGTCAATACATTAATAATGATATTAATAAAGCGAAAACATTGGATGCAAGCCATGTTGAGCAAATGAAAGACCCTTATGTGCAGTTCTCATTAAAACTGCAATCAGAATTTGGTTTACGTCGTGAAGAATCGATTAAGTTTGATGCCTTTTATGCCGACAAAGGCGATCATATCGAATTAAAAAGTACATGGTGCAAAGGAGGTCGTACGCGAGAAATTCCAATTTTGAATCAATCGCAACGCCAATTGCTTGATGAAATTAAAAGCTTTCAGCGAGAGCAGGGCGCACGGGCATTAATACCGCCTGATAAAAACTATATCTCGCAGTTAAAACGCTATGAAAATGTCACTAATCGCGGTGGCGAAAAGAATAATCATGGCTTACGTCATCAATATGCCCAAGACCGCTACAGAACATTGACGGGTTGGGAATGTCCTAATTGCGGTGGTAAAAATTGGAAAGCATTAACTGCCGAAGAAAAAACTATCGATGAAAAAGCACGATTTATAATTACTCAAGAGTTAGGACATAATCGTCTTGATATTGTAGCAAACTATATTGGTAAGTGAGTTATGTGATATAGTGGGTTTTAGATTTTATCAATTATGGAGCATAATTTTATGGTGTATCGTAAGGATATGAGGATATTATTTCTATTAATGACATTCGCTATAATACCGTCATTTATTTTCGCACAAGATACTGATGGTATTTTTTTACCTAAGCTAAAACAACTTGAGTTTTCGTTACGCAAAACGGAAGTGAGTAACTTAGATGGTCGCACTTATTGGCGAACCGAGGGCAACAAGTCTTGTTTATATAGCGATCATTTCTATACAATTGACATTCCTGTTGACCCTGAGAAACTTCATGAGGTTAAGTTTGAAGTAAATAATTATGACATAGATTATAGAGACCCACAAGGGTGCCCTGGGGGTGCTGAGATAGACGTGCTTTATTTAAATGATAACCGTCTGCCAGGTTCATTATCAGGTGCAAATAATTCTTGGAGTAATAATCAGCGAGATTTAGACACATCTATTTTTATTAATGGCGAAAACAAAATATATATCGATACAGACTCTACCAATACTGGGTGCTGGTGTGTTGGTGTTGGTGAAATTGTTGTGAGTGCTATTGTTGATTTTGGTGTGGTTGAAACTTCACCCACGGATAAGGAAAAAAATCGTCAGTTTATTGTCGATAGATCAGATATTACAGTCACTTTTTCTGATGATTACGATCCAGATACGCTAACAAGCGACTCATTTAAATTACAGTACCGTGATGCTAGCGGCAAC
This genomic window from Ostreibacterium oceani contains:
- a CDS encoding Ig-like domain-containing protein — translated: NTVISGDIELMWNTIDVDGDTLYQNPYLGDFLQPGAKGNNFVFDSTVVPSGPTQLGIWIDDGKLSTEAFIDVVVKNPLKVNYERPSGINVSTGYKNFMPEINVDFVTDLDPSIMDLTDAVTLVDIDNNSIALGDMTIDTENANNLIVPIYGPLRYNTTYTVILSDQLTDKYGNALTGGHSWQFTTMKDTTPATVINESPKANEKAVARNTLVEVFFSEALDIESVSDALISMKSLADNTAVSGAVIYDSYKQSIIFTPDALLDPETQYEITLLDGAKDTARNTVIGTPKSWKFTTTDLFEEVNNVKITDQYNDYLIDYDNDGNDDYLVIEISVEVFYSSYYNLNGSLYDSENTLIEWSGTGDIYLTKGNNTLKLYFDVTKIKNTAKSGQFYLKSLLLYSYYDPEQSDYRSEAWETSSYNVSTFHSPLTFKDLPAINIAADGNMHKVFNLNDYIISTEGTPSFQISYVSNNSFTAEIKSDGSVWVGANNVQNKSYVLRAANTLTAEIGIFVTLDTLDVDKSFKATATPYATTPNGEKIPSLGWIAILLLCLTMVMTVIPMRKNWQSH
- a CDS encoding replication initiation protein, encoding MSNNLIYKSNDIIEASYHLTLNEQRLLLACISQVKSDGAIGDRYVISVEQARDLFYDNKGKDKAFRDLKAASKKLWDRGIHMKSESGQRELFTRWVSTVEFDNEEQTATLYFHDQIKPYIAQLKSNFTKYRLSHITQLTSVYAIRIYELIVSWYSQNQPYKEYKIDDFKELLQIGDKYSQFGEFKSRVITPALKQINAHTDFEFEISYRKVGRSFKYIQLRFNRKPEFELAESINQKKMQHNLSKAEQKSRAIEKQRKKAAFTEYAKDIFIAKGMTFENIETGAIYTVDENNSIMTNDFNELNKYFITDDHMKYLLFLNRIRQINNLDDSDTKTFNF
- a CDS encoding BrnA antitoxin family protein: MGNVKYKQADLPNISRDDIKRVIAIKDDAINTDDIPELNENFWENAELYRPKKQQITIKVDADVLLWLKSNGKGYQTRLNEILRKSMAQSIKKEKNHS
- a CDS encoding BrnT family toxin, yielding MQIIFEWDEQKAQLNLKKHGVSFEMAAHVFADPFCYTAQDRFENGEYRWQTIGKIANEVVILVAHVQHYKENCEIVRIISARKATKQERLRYGKC
- a CDS encoding phage integrase N-terminal domain-containing protein, giving the protein MSKALERSVKSLVKHNKEGSYSTHANRGKRLDQAVQQLADRYPDLHDLRNLKPRHIDYLVERWKSENLSPGTIKNRMSDLRWVTHKIDKANIMHRTNDEYGIDRRQYINNDINKAKTLDASHVEQMKDPYVQFSLKLQSEFGLRREESIKFDAFYADKGDHIELKSTWCKGGRTREIPILNQSQRQLLDEIKSFQREQGARALIPPDKNYISQLKRYENVTNRGGEKNNHGLRHQYAQDRYRTLTGWECPNCGGKNWKALTAEEKTIDEKARFIITQELGHNRLDIVANYIGK